TGTTGCTTATGTATGCGGACAATGACCATCCTGGTATGGACAAAGAAATTCAACAATTTGCACAGGCCATGTTCATTAACAATAATCATGTGCAGGTAATTGAAGCCATGAACAGAGATCACAAAAGTATTATTAATCACCTACAAAATAAAGATGATGTGGTAAAAAGCAGTGTAATGGGGTGGTTCTCTCTCCTAAATGCCAACTAAAAAGGACCGTAGCCGTACTAAATGATGATGCAACCTCTATTAGTAAAATTCGTGATTCGGAGCCAATTTATCTATTAGTCGATTTCATCTTATAACATGCAGGCATGACGGAATTTTGTGCGTATATTTTTGAGCGAATAGAGGTTCCGACAGATTTTATCTTAACTGTCTTCCCTCTTTGTGCTCTGTGCCCTCTTTGGTGAATCGTTTGTCTTTTTTGATTGACTAGTTTCTACCTCCTATCTACTGCTTTTCTCTGCTAAAGTCTGCTTTTCCCCAAAGGATTTTGTTTTTATGGCTCAAGTTGACCCTGCTAAAATTATGGCTTTTGCCTCATCTGCTGAGTTTGCTCAATGGCTTGAAGTTAATCACAACAGAGAAAATGAGTTGTGGGTGAAAATCTTTAAGAAAAATACTGGCGTTGATAGTGTTACTTGGGATGATGTTGTGATTGAGTCTCTGTGTTGGGGCTGGATTGATGGCATTAGAAAGTCTATTGATGAGCAAGCTTATGTTCAACGGATCACGCCAAGAACAAGGCGTAGTAGTTGGTCAAAAAGAAACACTGAACATGTAGAACGATTGATCAGTGAAGGTCGTATGATGGAAGCTGGACTCATGCATGTACGTGCTGCCAAAGCAGACGGACGTTGGGATAAAGCTTACGCAGTTAGCGAAATGACAGTGCCTGCAGATTTTCTTGCAGCTTTAGAAAATAATCCTCAGGCCAAACAGTTTTTTACAACACTTAATAAATCAAACCGTTATGTCATAGTTCATGGCTTGGCCAGTGCCAAAAAAGCCGAAACCAGAAATAGGCGATTTGAAAATTATATGGCCATGTTAACCCGAGAAGAAAAACCGTAAGAATTACACCTTCATTTAAGGTTTTTGTGCCTTAACACTCGAAACTCAAAGTTATCTTCTTCTACTATTATGTTTAAAAATAGATGCTAAAGATAAAGAGAGTAAGATCCGATACATTATGTTGATAGGGTTGATTTGTACTGCAAAGTCTCAGTTCTTTCCATAAAACTAAAATTGACAGGATAAAATTAATGGAAACATTATTGAGCAAGTTAAAAGTTAAATCCAAATTATTAATCATCATCTTAATATCGCTAATCAGCCTAATTGCAGTGATGTTTCTCACTATGCATACATTAAAGACTAATTTGTTAGAAGATAGGTATCAAAAAACCACACATTTAACAGAAGTCGCAACCGATTTAGTTAAATATTTTCACCAACAATTCAAGCAAGGGAAACTCACAGAACAAGAAGCTAAAAAATATGCTTTAGAGTCCTTAAGTGCCATGCATTACGACACAGACGAGTATTTTTGGGTCAACACACTTGATCACATTATGTTATCTCACCCGACACAAAGCCTCATTGGACAGAGTGTCAAAAAGATTAATGACCCAAACGGTGCTTTGCTATTTGTTGATATGGTCAATGTGGCAAAGTCTAAAGGAGAAGGATTTACATCCTATCAGTGGAATAAAGTTGGAAGCGATAAACCCATAGATAAAATTTCTTACGTAAAATTATTTGAACCATGGGAATGGGTAATAGGAACAGGTATATATTTAGATGATGTGGATACTATTTTTTGGAATACCACCATAAATATTTTAATTTCAGTATTCGGTTTTCTTATACTAATCAGTTGGTTATCTTACAAGGTGAGTAAAAATATTTATCAGCCATTACATCAGATGCGCGATTTGATGGTTGAGGTAAATGAAACTAATAATCTGACATTAACACTAAATACTCAAGGCAAAGATGAACTAGCTGAAATTAGTTATGTGTTTAATGAAATGCTGGCAAACTTTAGAGATATGTTGCTCAAAATATCTAATTCGTCATCCAATTTAGCATCACAAGCAGAAAAATTATCAGCGGTAACAGAACAAATTAATCAAGGAATGTATGAGCAACATAATGATGTTATTAGAGCAGATACAGCTTCTAATGAGATGGTTAAAGCAATTAAGGAGGTTGCTGAAAATACCAACGCAACCCTTGATTCAACAAATGTAGCAACAGAAAATACTAACCAATGCGCCTTGGTACTTGATAAAAACATTAAGTCTATTAATCAACTGAATGTCAGTGTTGAACAATCTGTTAAGCAAATATCAGAATTAAAAAACTCTAGTAATAACATTGGTGAGATTGTTACGACCATACAAGCCATTGCCGAGCAAACAAATTTACTCGCGTTAAATGCCGCAATAGAAGCAGCAAGAGCTGGCGAACAAGGTAGAGGTTTTGCTGTAGTTGCCGATGAAGTAAGAACTTTAGCTAGTAGAACTCAAGAATCAACAGCTAACATAACATCAGTGATCGATATTCTACAGCTAGGTGTTGGAGAAGCAGTAAATAATATGATGCAATGTCAAGAAAAAGCCAATACCAGTGTTTCCTTAGCAGAAGAAGCTGGGAGCCTAGTACGGCAGATGCAAAGCAAAATTATTGAAGTGACCGATCTAAGTACAATCGTTAGTGCGTCGACTGAAGAACAAAGCGTCACAACCCAACAAGTGCAAGAAATTATTGTGCGAATAAACACCATGACCGAGCAGATAACCGCAAGTGCTGGAGAGACTGCTCAATCAAGCGAGAATTTAGCTAAGTTTGCTGTAGAGCTTAATGATATGGTTTCTCGTTTTAAGTGTTAAATTATAAGGGGCTGGTGGGGGAGTTAAAATGAAGTAAGCTCCGCTGCGTCGGAGCTTGTAACATACTTTCTTGCAGAAAAACCGTAAGAATTACACCTTCACTTAAGGTTTTTGTGCTCTAACGCTCTAAACTGTTTTACCTATGTGCTCAGTTGTTAATAGGCTTTCGGCGCAACCGTATTGTCAATTTCAGTGTCCTTGTGACTATTTTTTACTTAATATTTGTCTATTCACTAGCTTTTACCTCCTATCTACTGTTTTAGTCTGTTTCACGCTGTTACAGCCCATCTATTTTGCTTTGATCTTTTTGTAAACAAGCAGTTAACATTTCACTTTCTTCTTTTATACCAATCGCGTAATCTATTGCCCGCGCCATTAAAGTTTGGTTTTGATGGTGTTGTTACGGAATATTATTAGTATAAAGAGGAATTTATGGAAAATACCGAAACTAGCGTTACCCCGTCAATTGACAACCACTCGATCAAACATACTTCAGATGTGAAATTTCATGGCAAAGCAGGTGAGTTTTTTGCTATCTGGATTGTGAATTTATTACTTTCAATCATTACTTTAGGCATCTATTCAGCTTGGGCTAAAGTGAGAACTAACCGTTATTTCTATTCGAATACAGAAATCGATGGCCATAGATTTTCTTATTTAGCAGATCCCATCCAAATATTAAAAGGTCGAATTATTGGGGTGGTACTTTTTGGCGCGTATTTTCTAGCCTCGGCTTTTAGTCCAATCGCCGCTTTGGTGATTATGTTGTTATTGCTAGCCGCTACCCCTTTTTTAATATGTTTGAGTATTCGCTTTAAAATGAGAATGACAGCTTATCGTAATGTCAGATTTAATTTTAAGGGGGGCTTTGGTGAGGCATTTATTATGTTTATATTACTGCCAATTGCTTCTATGTTTACTCTTTATTTGGCTTTGCCTTGGGTATTGAAAAAAATGGATGAATTCATTTATTCCAATGTCACTTTTGGTGATAAAAAAGTACAAACAGATTTAAAAACGGGTGAATATTATATTGCTTCTTTCGGTGCTTTTTTTATTGGTGTTGCGCTTTTTGCTA
The sequence above is a segment of the Paraglaciecola sp. L3A3 genome. Coding sequences within it:
- a CDS encoding YdeI family protein translates to MAQVDPAKIMAFASSAEFAQWLEVNHNRENELWVKIFKKNTGVDSVTWDDVVIESLCWGWIDGIRKSIDEQAYVQRITPRTRRSSWSKRNTEHVERLISEGRMMEAGLMHVRAAKADGRWDKAYAVSEMTVPADFLAALENNPQAKQFFTTLNKSNRYVIVHGLASAKKAETRNRRFENYMAMLTREEKP
- a CDS encoding YjgN family protein, with translation MENTETSVTPSIDNHSIKHTSDVKFHGKAGEFFAIWIVNLLLSIITLGIYSAWAKVRTNRYFYSNTEIDGHRFSYLADPIQILKGRIIGVVLFGAYFLASAFSPIAALVIMLLLLAATPFLICLSIRFKMRMTAYRNVRFNFKGGFGEAFIMFILLPIASMFTLYLALPWVLKKMDEFIYSNVTFGDKKVQTDLKTGEYYIASFGAFFIGVALFAIALFALGGSLAALKDPEAMKQMSSSLIILMVVYVLVILLASSFYTARIRNHIFNHSRIEEVASFKSELTVSKLVWLHLTNFIALICTLGFAMPWAHVRSAKLYAQATQVNILEGADKVLVDASGSASAVAEEVAGVFDVDIALG
- a CDS encoding methyl-accepting chemotaxis protein; translated protein: METLLSKLKVKSKLLIIILISLISLIAVMFLTMHTLKTNLLEDRYQKTTHLTEVATDLVKYFHQQFKQGKLTEQEAKKYALESLSAMHYDTDEYFWVNTLDHIMLSHPTQSLIGQSVKKINDPNGALLFVDMVNVAKSKGEGFTSYQWNKVGSDKPIDKISYVKLFEPWEWVIGTGIYLDDVDTIFWNTTINILISVFGFLILISWLSYKVSKNIYQPLHQMRDLMVEVNETNNLTLTLNTQGKDELAEISYVFNEMLANFRDMLLKISNSSSNLASQAEKLSAVTEQINQGMYEQHNDVIRADTASNEMVKAIKEVAENTNATLDSTNVATENTNQCALVLDKNIKSINQLNVSVEQSVKQISELKNSSNNIGEIVTTIQAIAEQTNLLALNAAIEAARAGEQGRGFAVVADEVRTLASRTQESTANITSVIDILQLGVGEAVNNMMQCQEKANTSVSLAEEAGSLVRQMQSKIIEVTDLSTIVSASTEEQSVTTQQVQEIIVRINTMTEQITASAGETAQSSENLAKFAVELNDMVSRFKC